AAGACTACATGCTATGGTTCTTAGCCATAGCTAACTTGGTAGCTAGCTTTGAACTAAGTGCATTTGATTCAGCAGTCTGGCTTCATGTGGCCCACCTTAGTTCCACCTTAGTCAGACACTGCCAAGATGGCAACAACTGAGTCGCCACCATTGAACTTCAGAACTGCTATTCAGACACCTATGGGTGACGTCACGAAGGCTATGTCCAccatatacagtctatggtgcAAAATATACAATTTATTCAAGTAAAAGTTCTTCCTCTTAAACTAGCCTTTGTACATAAACTTCTATATTTTCAATTTGTCTTCTTTCACCCAAGATCTTCCTGAAGATGGTACAGTAAATCAACGTCAGTGGGTTGGGGAACAGCCCCTTATTTTCCAGAAGGAAGCCTCAGTTATTCCTCTGCTGAACTTTATCACAACTTGAGACTATGCCAGCCTCATTACACCATCAGGGAAATATTTTACGAGGTGAATTACGTATTTGACCAAGACCTTGCCAATTGTTGGTTGGTATATTTCAAGTGTTTATCCACCATTGAGATGTCTAAAAAACTAGTTCATGATACTGACTGCTGTGTTAGAGGGataaaaaagccaaaaaaaaggTGTTagttaagaaataaataaggtAAAAACCATTTCAGGGTTTAATGTTACATTGTTGAACACAATTAATCAGTACATCCAGTACACCCAATCATATTTGTACTGACTGTCATGTCATCACATGATACTAAACATTTCAGTTGCTATATGGGGAGTTATAGGTTTAGAGCTCTGGGATTTTAGGATTTGATTGGATGCCATCTCGAACTGAAACTAAGCAGTTCTTTTCTGTGCACCTTACGCCTGCTTCATAACATTTTTTGGGTGTAACGTTACTGAACTGACATCTCTGTGGTCTCCCTCTCTAGTTAAAGCAAATACTTCCTGCACATTCATCATAGTTCCAGGAGATTTGAGCTGTCCTTTACTGTACCAGTAGCATAAAACAATGGATTTTCGACATTGCCAGGAAATTCTAACATTTTATTGACCCATATAGTTTTACTGATGTTATTAGTTGGTCATCATAATGGGAAGTGTGGGGAAAACAACCTGTGTTCCTGTAACACAGCTCACTACTGGTGCATGGAGGCATAGTCCACTAGTTTTATGATTAACTCTGTCAGGTTAAAGAGTTGACTCAGTGTGGTTAAGTGAGCATATAAAGAGCACAGAGCATCTCCTGCCTGATACCTGAATAACTCTTCATAGTTACCtgactgctgcttctctctgtaaCTCAGACTTTTGTTCCTGTAGTTTTCTGGATGGTGAGTGAATCTGTTGTACACTGCTCTAATtctgaaaaaaagtgttttcactaCTGTGTACTATATTCAGAATGCTTACTGAACAAGAATGTGCTTAAGTTACTGTGAAATTCTACCTCCCTCCAGATCTTCATCTTGTTCATCATGAGGACTCTACTTATTCTctctgttgtcctctgtgctgctctttCCATCCAGGCAGCAACAGGTCAGAGAGAATACTGATacattcagacatttaaaaacaactgtgaaatgtaaacaatacactgacacattttcaaggacagagagaagaaaatgagtGAATTATCTGACTTGCTGTCTCTCCCTCAGTTGTTccagctgaggctgctgccgtgcaacagacagacaaatctGCATCACGAGCAGGTAATTAGcacaatttcattgtaaaaATCTTGGTCAGTCAGATTACAGACCGCTATAATATGTTTCACCATGTCTAAAGAGAAAATAGTTAGTAACTAATGATGTCTCACACAAAGAATACATAAAGCAGTTAACTTCACAGACCTTTTGTTGTTGGgtttctgatctgatctgagatTAGGAATAAAATCCCTTAACAAACTTGTTGGGTGAAAAGAACAGccactttttttatttatttcaattatTCCTatagttatttttctttgtcattccAGCTCGCTTTCATTTCTGCCTTGATGGTTGGCTTAGTTTCCGTGGTAACTGCTACTACTTAGCGAACCATGCTGATACCTGGACAAATGCTGAGGTAATGATACCATATTcataatgaaagaaaaggaaattgCAGTAtctaattatataataataaatccTCCTCTCTTATTGTATTGCAGAGCTTCTGTGCTGGCTATGGTGGCAGTCTGGCCTCAGTCCACAACATCTGGGAGTATAATTTCCTCCAGCGTATGGTCAAGACTGGTGGTCACACTTTTGCCTGGATTGGAGGTTACTACTTCCAGGTTTGTtccaacatttaaaatgttatatgCTGTATTTAAAAACCGTAACACATGTCTAAAGAACAGGAGATTTgcattcactgtttcagtcTTTTAAAACCTGGCACATGTATCCCACACTTTCCTGTCACTATGATTCAGCCTCAGATTAAACATTTTCTACTAATGCAATAACATATTTTATTACTTATCCAGTCTTGGCAGATGTGTGCCAAGATGATTCTAGACTGTTACTTAGTCCTTTTCCAGCCTCATCCTACAATAGAAATAGAAGTAGTTAAGAAAAGATagcattttttcccccaacccTAACAATTAATGCCTAAAACAAGTCTTAAAGTTTTCAGCCCATCCATGGGTCAGTCAGTTCAGGTAAAATTACCTTAAAGTTCATGTTTGAAGAATTTTATCATTTGTTAAATCATTCTGTTAGCATTATGTTCTGGTTTTTAGAAAGATTTAACAATCCTGGTGAAAACTGGTGcagtgtatttgtatttgtattattgtattattgtatcATTGTATCATTTGTATCATTGAGTAATCATGCACAAAGGCACTTTAAACTAAAAGTGTGCATGTCGAGACTTTGAAAATGGTGATTTTTTCTAGGGTGACTGGAGATGGGAAGATGGCTCACAGTTTGACTACCACAACTGGGAAACAACCAGCTCCACTGACATTTACCAGTGCTTACAGCTCAACTCTCGAGGTAAGAACACGATACATGCACAGCCATTTGTTAGTAAAGGTAAAATTGATTTTTtcaaaaaccacaacacagcacagaggcTGGGCCATCACGCCTGGCTCTACAATTACAATTGACTGATGGCATTTTTTtctgatgatgctgatgatgaacTTTGCAGAATCCAGGGGCTGGTCCAATCATGGCTGCAACATGCACTTCCCATTTGTGTGTCACCTAAGGTCAAATTGTTAGTCATCCCAGTGTTACTGCTGACTTGGATGATGCTATCTGTAAAAACTGTTATGcctaataaatgaaataaaaaggttttgtttaatgagctgctgtttctttctGGGAAAAAGGCTTTAATAGACTGTATGGGTTAACAGACCAGCTACAGTTAAAttgagttattattatttttagttgtagtacatatatatatatatatatatatatatgtgtgtgtgtgtgtgtgtgtgtgtgtgtgtgtgtgtgttaaaatgtacattctTTTGTTAGGGCTAAGTATTTGGCTGGACCCAAACACAGACAAGGAAGGTCAAAGAAGAATTTATTATAAGGAAATAGCTGAGTGAGTAAGAGGTGTGCTGGAGAGGACAGGGACAGGCCAATGAGGAATAGGAATGTTAGCAGCAATGCACAAGAGATAACACAAGTGAATAACTTAGGAGCACAAGACAACTGAATGTGTAGCTGCGACTGAGTGATCTGTAACTGGTCATGGGTGGAAGGAGAGCAGGGGAACTTTATGTGCAGGTGACGAGTAGACTGACAGCAGGTGAGGGGGCCAGAGGGGCCAGGTGTTAGGTAATGATGCCAtgtctgcaacacacacaaacacacacacacacacacacacacacacacacacacacacacacaggaggagaagacacagGGAAAAACACTGGAGGCCCAGCTGAGCCAtttctcattaaaaaacaaaagttatatTTCCAAGCAATAGATATAATACTATAAACccacagttattttaattttagctACTTAATCCTACATACTCTAAAAAGGCTGGGTGAGACCactttccaaacacacacagaaggagagagagacaaggaggaggCTGGGACTTCTGGAGGAGAAAGATCCAGATCCAAAACAGGCGACAAGGTCCCAGGACAGCCAACAgtccagcacagagagagagagagcagctacCAGAGCTCATTTGACAAAGTGTAAACCCCAGTTATTCATGTTCACTTTATTTCCTTCAGTCTACAAAGTCTCTCCTTTTGTTCATTAGGTCCTGCTGTAACCTGCTCAATGATTTTCCCCTTACTGTTTATGGATTAGCATTTCCTTATTGTTGGAACAACTCCCACAATTAAATTGTGTACACTGGTGTGTGTGCTCAGCAATAAAAACTGTTGTGGTTATAGGACACTGTGTTTGTTGGCACCTTGTCATATTTTTGCCACcacaaaatatgtaattttggTAAATTTTGCACTGCATGTATGATAAATGTAtatagatttcttttttctacatgaagctgttttcacactAAGAATGTCAATACAGTCTCAATACCCGAGaaataatctaaataaattAGAATATAGAAGAAGTTTTCACTTTTGTCAATGGATATTtacttttctattttctatcaGTGTTAAGGTTGGGGGGGGGCTGTGGCTCAGGGGGTAGAGCGGGTCGgccactaatcggaaggtccgctgtttgatccccagctcctgGTGGATTtgtccggttctgctcgaggtttctgcctcttaaaggaagtttttctctccactgtctcctagtgctgctcatggtgggatctgttgggtctctctctgtaaatacctattttaaagagtacggtctaggcctgctctatatgaaaagtgccttgagatgactgttgttgtgatatggcgctatataaataaaactgaattgaattgaattgaattgagctcctccagtctgtgccgaagtatccttgggtaagatactgaaccccacatTGTCCCTGATTTTTGtaacatcggtgtgtgaatgggtgaatgtgacacatagtgtaaagtgctttgagtggtcgatacgactagaaaagtgctatataagtacaagtccatttaccatttgcCATCAACTCAATAAATGTAAGTCAGCATTCAGCTTGTTAGAATCTACTGTCTCTACTGAGACAACAAGGTGATAACGtgtggaaacaaacaaaggTGTATCTATCACAGCAAAGGCTCCCAACCAATGATCCCTGTAGACTGTGCTCAGGGATAAACATGATTCTCTGCTCACACACTAGCAGTGGATGAGTTTAAATGAGCAAATTAAAGGATGCATATAGTAGTAGCACTCACTGGTCCAGCCTCTTGTGTCTACAGAGGAACAAAAGTCAATGACAAAACAGAGATAGTGATAGATTCTAGATACATGTGATCAGGTGATCATTTAGTGTGATAACCTCTGAATCCATaatctctttcttctctgtctgctgGTCCAGCCCAGGTTTATCTCCAGGAGACTTTGTTCTCTATGTAGATTAAAATGTTGCACCGGCCCCCTCTGAGGTTTGTAACAGGGTAGACTTGTATCAGTATAGGATCTTGTGTGACACTAGTGGTGGATTTGTGGTGCAGGTGTGGGTGTGGCTTtgcagggtgtgtttgtggaggcggctgtggctcaggaggtagagcagtcgcccaccaatcagaaggtcggtggttcgattcccggctcctccagtccgcatgccgaagtatccttggcaagatactgaacccaaATTGCCTCATGTGTatgttagaaagcacttatatatatagaacaagtgctgtatgaatgtgtgtgaatgggtgaatgtgatctctAGTGTgaagcgctatataagtacagtccatttaccatgaTTTCATGGTGATAGGCTAATCTGAAACAGGTGTGCTGGATGTGACTTTCAGCCAGCTTAACTACCCCCACCCACACTTTTCCTTCAATCAtttgttctcctctgtggcAGGTACCTGTGTGCATGCGCTTGGAAGTCTCTCCATCCTTGAAACTGTAagttgaatgttttatttggtAACGAGTCTCcctttgttctcctctgtggcAGAAGGTTAGTGTGGTGCAGGCTGGGATATCCTTGGGACGGTAGGTTGGACTAGAAGGCAGCAAGAGCCAGAGTCACAGCAGTGCCTTCGCAGCCACACGGAGCTGAGTGCAGCAGGTGTCAGAACACAGTATGAGgcaccagcagcagagtgtagTACACTGAGCCAGGCATACCAGCCGACTAGTCGGATCCAGCCTGGTGGCCGTGAGGCCCAGCCACTCACCAGGCCACACACCTTCAGCCATCTTTCCTTCAGTCTTTTAGAGTGACTGTTCCTGGACTCATTTAACTTTTATgattagaaataataaaagactTCTTCAAATTTTATTCCTGTTTTGTTGTCTTGCCCATTACCCACTGGTTGGTCAATCGCTGGAGCTGAAAGAACACTTTACAGGCTCACCCCTCCTATGATGCTGTTTGAGTCTGGTTAGAAGTGGTTTCCCAGCCTCACCTATGTAAAGCATATTACATGTGAACAACCCAGGGGCTGAACAGAGAAAccacaggaggagctggaaaactcACCTGGACAGGCGAGTGATGTGTCAGGTagttaatgtcagtgctgtcaaGTGTGTTGCCGTGTGCCAGGTTCATTCAGTTTATaagttattgtgtttgtttagagtCACGTGTTGAACTTTGCTGCCCTGTGTGAATGCAGTCTGTTGTAATGTGCTGTTTTCATTAAGTTCCCATGTTTAAACACAAATTCACCGAGTTTAACAAAGGAACAGTCAGAGTGGTCTGTGGATGCTCATAGAGACATGGGATTCATTCACTGAGCTGGAAACCTTTGTGTTAAGGCGCACCAAGTAGAGTGGGTGCTTCCCCATCAGAAGGTTAGCAGTTTGATTCCAGGCTCCTCTGGTAAATGAATCAACAAGAAACTACTATTACAGTCTACCCCACTACCTGGGTATGTTGTAACACAGCCTGGGGTAAATTGTAACAGTAAGATTGAATAATTAAAAATTGAGACCATGCCATAAAATATGCATCTGTATAAGTTTATTGTGCATGTGCCAACACTTGAGCATCTTCTCATGGTTTACTAAGAACAAACTCGTCACAGATACCTAAATGAAGTGTCAGGAGTGTGGATCCTAATATTACAAGAGCTTTcttaaacaacattttctgaTAATACCTACTGACTCATGAATGAAACACATAACGCATATGAACAGAAACCTTCAGCAGGAGGTCAGTAGCAGGTCATCATAATCCATATAAAATTCCAGGAGGACATTTAATAATTAACAGCCCAACAAACTGTTTGccttaaatgattaaaacatgaacttgagtgtgtgtatctgtgcatgttATCCATCTAATCAGAGTGATCAGAGTCACAGCAGTGACAGATGTAGGTCTACCAGGGGTGCAGTTTTCGTGGGCCCGGACACTTTTCTTTTGGTTTGGGATTTCCAAAGAGCTCTGTGCACAGAATCCAAAAGTCGTCTTCTTCTGAGGTGTCTTTATCCTTATCCTTGACCTTCTTGGATCTCTTATTGGCTGGCTTTCCCGTGgcatgattttgtttgtgttgcctcTTTGCAAACATGGCCATTTTCACACTCTTTTTACtattcctcttcttcctccaagGCTTGCTTAACTGGTGTATCTGTAAAGATAGATTCTCTTCCTCCTTGTGGTACCTTTCTTGGTCCTGCTTTGGGAAATGGTCTCACAGTAGAGGGACTGCCAATGCCGGGAGAGGAGAGTAGGCAGCGTTGTCTCCAGTTTTGGCACAGGGGACAGTGACTTGGGGTGAGCCAAGGGAAGAGCAAGAAGTATTCAGAGTGGGTGTGTGCCATGTAAACAGTCATGCATGTGTAAAGGATTGGATTGTGTGTTGAATGTTGGCTGACAGCATTTGACTACCCCGCTTGTTGGGATGAATCCCATCGTTTCTAAAGAGAGAAGCATGATcccaaaacaaattatttatcaACAAGTTATCGAAGGTGTGCAGGCCGAGGATTTGATTAAAGCGCTCAGCCCCATGGCCTAACGTGGGAATTTGGCCGGGGACAAAAACTGattttccactgtcctttaaGGCATTAAAGAGAAGTTTAAAATCAAGTTTGGTCCAATCAGATTTCTGACAGAATGTGTCATTCACCCCTACATGAAGAACTTCTTTTAATGGAGGCTGGGAGTGAAGGCAGTAGGGTGAGGGTGATCAGGCTTTCATAGTAGCAAGACTGGAGGGACGTAAATGGGAGATATGCTTTGCTTGGGCAGTAGCTACAGAGACAAAGCTTTCAATCAGCTGATCCTTTTTCTGGAGCTCTGACTTCAGGTGGTGAAGGTCCTTCTTTAGCTGTGAGTTCTGGTTTTTACAGGCCTCACACAAAGTGATAAGAGCTGAGGTTAGTCCAGAGTATCTCACAGGCCAGATTTTAtgctaacaaacaaaataatgcAGCCGAGGGTACCATGGAGGTCTTCTACCTTCCAGGGATAGCAAAATCGGTGTTATATTGCTAAGAATTTTAAAATCCAGGCGCCCAATGACTAAAATCCtacagtgtttgttgtgtaaCACTGGCAAACGGCATGACAGAGAGCAGCGAGATCTTCTCCTCTGTTAGCACTTCCACATGTGAGGAAGGAAGCTTTAAGACACAAACAGGGAATCACTACCAGATAGTCCAAGTTGTATGAAGAAATCCTTTTACTTGGAAAAATGAAGAAGAGTGGAGTGGAATTTTCCAGTGCTTGCACTGCACATGCCACTGAGACCAAGGCACCTCTCTCAGCCAAAGTCATTGATCCAACCTGCTTCACTCCACAGTGTGCAACTACCCAGGTCTGGCATCTGGACGGTGTCTGGATGGTGGTAACACCAGTCTCATCCATACATATATCTTATCATATGTCGAAGACATATGTCACATCCATCAAAGCTACACCTCTCAATAACATCTCCAAGCTTCTTGAAAAATGCCTCCACATTTGAACAGTTAAAGCTTGTAGCTCGCGCCAAGCTAGTTGCCTCTGCATTTTTCATGGACATGTTAGGATGCCTTTTAATAAAGCCTGAGAACCAATCAGAACCTGCCATGTTGTTCTTATCCCATGACTGGGGGTGTTTTATGTTGTACTCGACCGAAAGTTGATATGCAAACTTCCTGACCTTAAAGAAGGTAAAACTAATTAGTTAGTTGTACCTAACAGTAAGTGAATACATGCACATAAGGAACTGATACAGTAGTAGCCGGTTCCTACTTAGGACATACTAATCTGCACCTGTCAGATGCTCAGTAGGCTTACCTTACATGTAGTAAGTTCATAGTACAAGTCTGTGGCCTCAATCAAGTAGCCAGTCGACACCTCCTCTTGCAGTGTATTGCTGGGACAGCTGTCTTGAACCCTGGTCTCTGAGGTTTTGCAGTTTCTTGCAGTATCTGCTCAGTGTCACATGGCAGATAGAGTAGTCTTTGGCAACAGACCTCGCTGTCTTTCCCTGCCTCACCTCATCTGATGCAGCTTTAAGTATATGTGCTGACACACCCCTATTAGTTTTCCTCACCCACTGTCTTGgcacactgaaaaaaagagtGGCACAGAAAAAATATGTCAGTTGTAATTATGGGGATGgttgtgacattttcttataAAGTGTTACAACCATTCCCACCCCTGTCAGTCATTGTTTAGCTAGCTCTACCGGCGTGCCTCACATTGCACCTAAGAATGTACTCTGTGATCCAATACAAGTTACTTGATTCAGACTATCAGCACAAATCAAAACATTGTTTTGGTTGTAAAATCTGCAACACTTTTTCACACAGCCATGCAAATTCACATGCAAGGTCTGGGAGGGAGTGGTTATGTGTGAAATTGATCACATGACTCATATGTTATCCCTTATTTGGTGCTGTTACAACCATCCCTGGTCTCCCCTAGTATAATTAACAGGAGACCCCAGGTGGTGGGAGTGATTTTGGTGATTCAACAGTATATTATAAAAATTCCCCAAAATTatgaaaaagcacatttttccaTTGGTGTGTGAAGTGATTTCGGTGACACTACAGTGTGTCAGAGTAAGTTGTTGAATTTTTTTACCAATAAAAATTTCTACTTCTTCCTAACTGCATTGAATTACATATACTAGactgctttctttttcttttggatGCACCAGTTTTTGTCTTGTGTGGTCCTGAATTTGAAAAACACAGGGATGTGTTACATGCCACTAAATCCTTCAGAGTTTCCCAGATATACTACAGCTATGACAGTGTTCTTgtatttactgttcatttcTTCACCACCCAGTCTTGGTGCTCTTCCTGGATCTTGTGGCTTCGATGAGGAGGCTTTACCCTATATAAACCTGATATAAGATAAGTAATGGTAAGATAATCACAAAGTAATGAGGGTGTCACAGTTCTGTTTCATTATTCTCTGGATTCCCAAGTACTTTTCCACTCACCCTTCCTCTGCTCCATTCTACCTGAAAGCCATCGCCCATCTAATCAGCCAACTCAGTTCATCTGTGCCAGTGTACCTCCACCCACCAATTCAGCCAGACCTCTCCAGTtaacttagacttagacagactttgTCATTCAAATTAACACCATACAGTGCACATCAGAACGAAATTCTGTTGCCTTGGCTTGAAGACTTTACAGCGTCCTTCTCTGTATTGATCTACTGTTGTCGACCTTGCCTGTCTCCGACCAGCCTGCTCCATCTATACCCTGGTAAACTGACCAGCCTTTCGTAACCTGACCCTGAGCTTGTCTGTACCCTTTGGATTTTGTTGTCTGTGGCTGTGTGAACTGTTTACTTGGGATACCGACCGCTGACTTTTGTGTTCAGATCTCCCTTCTGCCTGACTCCCTCagattcaattcagttcaatttatatagcgccaaatcacaactaaagtcatctcaaggcacttttcatgtggagcaggtctagaccatactcttaAAATAtagtatttacagagagagacccaacagatcaGATTTGTCTGTCCATCCTGACTGTTTTTGAAACTATTGTCTCCTTGACCACCTCTTCTGCCTGCTCCTCTATGGTTCTGATGTCTGCCATTAAGTAGACTGTGGGTGCTAGTCGGTGTCTGGAATAAAGTCTTTTGTGAACTGAGCCACCCTGGCTGTGCGCTGCAATTCGGTCCTACTCCTACCCATTACACAAGTACAATCTGGCCAGTCATGACCCAGCGCACGTATCTTCACCTTCATCTTGGCTGGAGAGAATTGTGGGAGTTCTCGAGCAGTACAAGGCTATGATAGCCACTGCTGTGCTGGAAACTTGCTactccacagcagcagaaaggCGTATTCCAGTCCGCTCTtcctttctgctgttttcaacGGAACTGCACAAGGTCTTTGGCTTCTGAGCATGAGTCAGGGTTTCTGATGCCATAGACTTTTGTACCCAGGCTCGTTTAAGTGACTGGAACTCGGCGGCTCAGTGCAATGCTTACCTGCATGGTCTTGCGGAATACATCAAAGATGAACTGGTCTCCTATGATCTGCCCTCCACCTAAGATGGATTAATTGAATTAAGTTCCAGATTCGATCGATACgcatatgatatttcataaggcacagttgtacaagtacaacacaaatggtcaagaatatgaataaatcacaattatcatgaatcatacgagaatttccaatacaaGACCATTGTTACGGCCCTAGTGTTAGGGGCCGTGT
This genomic interval from Lates calcarifer isolate ASB-BC8 unplaced genomic scaffold, TLL_Latcal_v3 _unitig_4587_quiver_601, whole genome shotgun sequence contains the following:
- the LOC108900673 gene encoding ladderlectin, producing the protein MIFILFIMRTLLILSVVLCAALSIQAATVVPAEAAAVQQTDKSASRAARFHFCLDGWLSFRGNCYYLANHADTWTNAESFCAGYGGSLASVHNIWEYNFLQRMVKTGGHTFAWIGGYYFQGDWRWEDGSQFDYHNWETTSSTDIYQCLQLNSRESRGWSNHGCNMHFPFVCHLRSNC